One genomic window of Gossypium hirsutum isolate 1008001.06 chromosome D11, Gossypium_hirsutum_v2.1, whole genome shotgun sequence includes the following:
- the LOC107942845 gene encoding protein NDH-DEPENDENT CYCLIC ELECTRON FLOW 5: MAYRSLFSPNFTHFSSARPISHHLYYHPYLSSTSLQYNNIRKELSFPYVASVPYQPINVDYLEGEFSGHGVTFEGIGDNCVAKMGLDNGSTATLMLPSGLITSYKAPMWHGSTVELLHTSVSEGDDGEAVIQGGVSLALNYEDDNEVPWSPSTWVLRDIRGNSKDSIKVELISSDADNMVETRHIVTLGEDILTSEISVTNSNSSPLQWTGSIISHLTVSSPEATYALGLEGSNFHNVPPFLSNFGIIPSDLDEENDSEIGQLWKQMGLKGFFSGLGQRNKKNASEEEMEGEEDDGYKQLNEQMSRIYTCAPRFFTLIDRGRRNSVVVGRDGFDEVYMYSPGSSHEIYGEYSFICVGQSTMLKPIMLGPGEVWRGSQHLHNPNM, from the exons ATGGCTTACCGTtcacttttctcacccaacttCACTCATTTTTCATCTGCAAGACCAATTAGCCATCACTTGTATTATCATCCTTACCTTTCTTCTACATCTCTGCAGTACAACAATATCAGGAAAGAGCTTTCATTTCCATATGTAGCTTCGGTTCCGTACCAACCAATCAATGTGGACTATCTAGAAGGAGAATTCAGTGGCCATGGAGTTACCTTTGAAGGTATTGGTGACAATTGTGTTGCCAAAATGGGACTGGATAATGGCAGCACAGCTACTCTAATGCTTCCAAGTGGTTTGATCACATCTTACAAGGCTCCGATGTGGCATGGCAGCACAGTTGAGCTACTGCACACATCGGTTTCAGAGGGAGACGATGGTGAGGCTGTCATACAAGGTGGGGTGTCTTTAGCCCTCAACTATGAAGATGATAATGAAGTTCCATGGTCTCCAAGTACTTGGGTTCTTCGTGATATTAGAGGCAATTCAAAGGACTCTATTAAG GTTGAACTGATAAGCAGTGATGCAGACAATATGGTTGAAACAAGACATATTGTGACACTCGGAGAAGACATCTTAACCTCAGAGATTTCAGTCACAAACTCGAATTCATCACCATTACAATGGACAGGGTCTATTATAAGCCACTTAACTGTTAGCAGTCCAGAAGCAACATACGCACTCGGATTAGAAGGATCAAATTTTCATAATGTGCCAccatttttgtccaattttggTATAATTCCTTCAGATCTCGATGAGGAAAACGATTCCGAAATCGGCCAACTATGGAAACAAATGGGACTTAAAGGGTTTTTCAGTGGTTTGggacaaagaaataaaaaaaatgctagTGAAGAAGAAATGGaaggtgaagaagatgatggGTATAAGCAACTGAATGAGCAAATGAGCAGGATATACACCTGTGCACCTAGGTTCTTTACACTCATTGACAGG GGTAGAAGAAACTCTGTTGTTGTAGGAAGAGATGGATTTGATGAAGTGTACATGTACAGCCCTGGTTCAAGCCATGAAATCTATGGAGAGTATTCTTTTATATGTGTAGGTCAGTCAACCATGCTTAAACCCATAATGTTAGGTCCAGGAGAAGTGTGGAGAGGTTCACAACATTTACACAACCCAAATATGTAA
- the LOC107942848 gene encoding YTH domain-containing protein ECT2 isoform X1, whose amino-acid sequence MATSDRILANFTPLEVADSLENLSLDSQSKTTKAPEPVKKDFYSDNGSYMYPQTYGYMSYAPYSIPSPPLPAMGHDGQLHALQEYYYPSPYYQQPLQTSQANASQVDVSSFGATDQSSLSVDTNKGNSNGITSGGSGSLKPTLKSSSLNPNAFYKGGGLPTGNLSQGYQDPRFSYDGIQSPIPWLDMSVSPNGQSEQTANGGFSSYTNNLSSGRNQNLHPFPHVMNMHNARPSSGVGQAYGYMNHMYPNNITYGHYGNTIRGGSGFGSYGYDARKKGLGWYNVGNNKSRFRGYGKENIDGFNELNKGPRVKGYKNKDGSGNATLAVKDQNLPLTKSNNEDIVSLVPDTEQYNREDFPDSYSDAMFFVIKSYSEDDVHKSIKYNVWASTSNGNKKLDAAFREAKEKPDGCPVFLLFSVNTSGQFVGLAEIVGPVDFNKTVEYWQQDKWTGCFPVKWHIVKDVPNASLRHITLKNNENKPVTNSRDTQEVNFEQGIQILKIFKDHSSKTCILDDFEFYESRQKIIQEKKAKHRLLQKQVSNGEPNDDAVTDDKRNAAIAKEVSEKSTAASTAEVAKANGDVKHIEENGSVVATEDGPVKPVCAASAC is encoded by the exons ATGGCCACTTCTGATCGTATCCTTGCTAACTTTACTCCTCTGG AAGTTGCAGATTCACTGGAGAACTTGTCTTTGGATTCTCAATCCAAGACCACAAAAGCTCCTGAGCCTGTCAAGAAG GATTTTTACAGTGACAATGGCTCTTACATGTACCCGCAAACTTATGGTTACATGTCATATGCGCCGTATTCTATTCCCAGTCCACCTCTTCCTGCTATGGGACATGATGGTCAGCTACATGCCTTGCAAGAGTACTACTATCCAAGCCCTTATTACCAACAACCTctgcaaactagtcaagccaatGCTTCTCAAGTTGATGTTTCGAGTTTCGGTGCAACTGATCAATCTTCCTTATCAGTTGATACAAATAAAGGAAATTCAAATGGTATAACAAGTGGTGGATCAGGGTCATTAAAACCAACCTTGAAGAGTTCCTCTCTAAATCCTAATGCTTTTTACAAAGGAGGAGGCTTGCCAACTGGTAATCTATCTCAAGGTTACCAGGATCCGAGGTTTAGCTATGACGGGATTCAGTCGCCAATACCTTGGTTAGATATGTCCGTGTCTCCTAATGGGCAATCTGAACAAACTGCAAATGGTGGGTTCTCTTCATATACAAACAACCTCTCATCTGGACGGAATCAGAACCTTCATCCCTTCCCTCATGTCATG AATATGCACAACGCAAGACCATCATCAGGTGTAGGCCAAGCATATGGATACATGAATCACATGTACCCTAACAATATTACCTATGGTCATTATGGGAATACCATTAGAGGCGGTTCTGGGTTTGGATCATATGGATATGATGCCCGGAAGAAAGGTCTAGGGTGGTATAATGTTGGTAACAACAAATCTAGGTTCCGTGGTTATGGAAAAGAGAATATTgatggtttcaatgagctaaaCAAAGGACCCAGAGTAAAAGGGTATAAGAATAAGGATGGTTCTGGAAATGCAACTCTAGCTGTCAAAGATCAGAACCTTCCATTGACCAAGAGCAATAATGAGGACATTGTCTCTCTTGTTCCAGATACAGAGCAGTACAATAGAGAAGATTTTCCTGATAGTTATTCAGATGCTATGTTTTTCGTCATTAAATCCTATAGTGAGGATGATGTCCATAAAAGCATCAAATACAACGTATGGGCCAGTACATCTAATGGCAACAAGAAACTTGATGCTGCATTCCGGGAGGCCAAGGAGAAGCCTGATGGCTGTCCTGTATTTCTACTGTTTTCG GTCAATACCAGTGGACAATTTGTTGGATTAGCAGAAATTGTGGGTCCAGTTGATTTTAATAAAACTGTAGAGTACTGGCAGCAAGACAAGTGGACTGGTTGCTTCCCTGTGAAGTGGCACATCGTCAAGGATGTTCCAAATGCTTCATTGAGGCACATAACGCTTAAGAACAATGAGAACAAGCCTGTCACCAATAGTAGAGACACCCAAGAG GTTaattttgagcaagggattcaaATTCTCAAAATCTTTAAGGATCATTCAAGTAAGACCTGCattcttgatgattttgaatTCTACGAGTCTCGTCAAAAGATAATCCAAGAGAAAAAGGCTAAACATCGGCTTTTACAGAAACAG GTTTCGAATGGGGAGCCTAATGATGATGCTGTAACTGATGACAAACGAAATGCAGCCATAGCAAAGGAGGTTTCGGAAAAATCAACGGCTGCATCAACGGCGGAGGTAGCAAAGGCGAATGGAGATGTTAAACATATAGAAGAGAATGGATCAGTTGTTGCAACCGAAGATGGCCCCGTGAAACCGGTGTGTGCAGCTAGTGCTTGCTAA
- the LOC107942848 gene encoding YTH domain-containing protein ECT2 isoform X2, with protein sequence MATSDQVADSLENLSLDSQSKTTKAPEPVKKDFYSDNGSYMYPQTYGYMSYAPYSIPSPPLPAMGHDGQLHALQEYYYPSPYYQQPLQTSQANASQVDVSSFGATDQSSLSVDTNKGNSNGITSGGSGSLKPTLKSSSLNPNAFYKGGGLPTGNLSQGYQDPRFSYDGIQSPIPWLDMSVSPNGQSEQTANGGFSSYTNNLSSGRNQNLHPFPHVMNMHNARPSSGVGQAYGYMNHMYPNNITYGHYGNTIRGGSGFGSYGYDARKKGLGWYNVGNNKSRFRGYGKENIDGFNELNKGPRVKGYKNKDGSGNATLAVKDQNLPLTKSNNEDIVSLVPDTEQYNREDFPDSYSDAMFFVIKSYSEDDVHKSIKYNVWASTSNGNKKLDAAFREAKEKPDGCPVFLLFSVNTSGQFVGLAEIVGPVDFNKTVEYWQQDKWTGCFPVKWHIVKDVPNASLRHITLKNNENKPVTNSRDTQEVNFEQGIQILKIFKDHSSKTCILDDFEFYESRQKIIQEKKAKHRLLQKQVSNGEPNDDAVTDDKRNAAIAKEVSEKSTAASTAEVAKANGDVKHIEENGSVVATEDGPVKPVCAASAC encoded by the exons ATGGCCACTTCTGATC AAGTTGCAGATTCACTGGAGAACTTGTCTTTGGATTCTCAATCCAAGACCACAAAAGCTCCTGAGCCTGTCAAGAAG GATTTTTACAGTGACAATGGCTCTTACATGTACCCGCAAACTTATGGTTACATGTCATATGCGCCGTATTCTATTCCCAGTCCACCTCTTCCTGCTATGGGACATGATGGTCAGCTACATGCCTTGCAAGAGTACTACTATCCAAGCCCTTATTACCAACAACCTctgcaaactagtcaagccaatGCTTCTCAAGTTGATGTTTCGAGTTTCGGTGCAACTGATCAATCTTCCTTATCAGTTGATACAAATAAAGGAAATTCAAATGGTATAACAAGTGGTGGATCAGGGTCATTAAAACCAACCTTGAAGAGTTCCTCTCTAAATCCTAATGCTTTTTACAAAGGAGGAGGCTTGCCAACTGGTAATCTATCTCAAGGTTACCAGGATCCGAGGTTTAGCTATGACGGGATTCAGTCGCCAATACCTTGGTTAGATATGTCCGTGTCTCCTAATGGGCAATCTGAACAAACTGCAAATGGTGGGTTCTCTTCATATACAAACAACCTCTCATCTGGACGGAATCAGAACCTTCATCCCTTCCCTCATGTCATG AATATGCACAACGCAAGACCATCATCAGGTGTAGGCCAAGCATATGGATACATGAATCACATGTACCCTAACAATATTACCTATGGTCATTATGGGAATACCATTAGAGGCGGTTCTGGGTTTGGATCATATGGATATGATGCCCGGAAGAAAGGTCTAGGGTGGTATAATGTTGGTAACAACAAATCTAGGTTCCGTGGTTATGGAAAAGAGAATATTgatggtttcaatgagctaaaCAAAGGACCCAGAGTAAAAGGGTATAAGAATAAGGATGGTTCTGGAAATGCAACTCTAGCTGTCAAAGATCAGAACCTTCCATTGACCAAGAGCAATAATGAGGACATTGTCTCTCTTGTTCCAGATACAGAGCAGTACAATAGAGAAGATTTTCCTGATAGTTATTCAGATGCTATGTTTTTCGTCATTAAATCCTATAGTGAGGATGATGTCCATAAAAGCATCAAATACAACGTATGGGCCAGTACATCTAATGGCAACAAGAAACTTGATGCTGCATTCCGGGAGGCCAAGGAGAAGCCTGATGGCTGTCCTGTATTTCTACTGTTTTCG GTCAATACCAGTGGACAATTTGTTGGATTAGCAGAAATTGTGGGTCCAGTTGATTTTAATAAAACTGTAGAGTACTGGCAGCAAGACAAGTGGACTGGTTGCTTCCCTGTGAAGTGGCACATCGTCAAGGATGTTCCAAATGCTTCATTGAGGCACATAACGCTTAAGAACAATGAGAACAAGCCTGTCACCAATAGTAGAGACACCCAAGAG GTTaattttgagcaagggattcaaATTCTCAAAATCTTTAAGGATCATTCAAGTAAGACCTGCattcttgatgattttgaatTCTACGAGTCTCGTCAAAAGATAATCCAAGAGAAAAAGGCTAAACATCGGCTTTTACAGAAACAG GTTTCGAATGGGGAGCCTAATGATGATGCTGTAACTGATGACAAACGAAATGCAGCCATAGCAAAGGAGGTTTCGGAAAAATCAACGGCTGCATCAACGGCGGAGGTAGCAAAGGCGAATGGAGATGTTAAACATATAGAAGAGAATGGATCAGTTGTTGCAACCGAAGATGGCCCCGTGAAACCGGTGTGTGCAGCTAGTGCTTGCTAA
- the LOC107942846 gene encoding photosynthetic NDH subunit of subcomplex B 2, chloroplastic gives MASLLSFSLPKPNIIKAVSASSATPTTTTLPTPEALDEKFGRKGIKFSESNNVPFVELTVRNGSSLKLRIPDAHVTSYKPKVYWKDDGLEEILYTVPAAGTDSTKFKGGIGLVINDATEKSSKGSVLSGYDWTVKDADNDAIDALQVELSCTAGTLDISYVVSLYPVSIATAVIVRNNGRKDVSLTSAILSHLSFKKRSRTAIHGLRGSSYCSHPPLSSPFELLSPSEAMKTESSGWFGSDSEEKPGVWTKQDVPITILKDKLSRVYAAPPSERLKPIFDTPPSKYETLDQGRELSFRVIRMGFQDIYLSSPGSLAEKYGKDYFICTGPASMLVPVVIKPGENWRGAQVIEHDNL, from the exons ATGGCTtcccttctttctttctctcttccaaAACCAAACATAATCAAAGCTGTTTCCGCTTCTTCTGCAACTCCTACTACAACTACCCTTCCCACTCCAGAGGCTCTTGATGAAaaatttggtcgcaaaggcatcAAATTCTCAGAGTCCAACAATGTCCCATTTGTTGAGCTGACAGTAAGAAATGGAAGCTCACTGAAACTAAGAATACCTGATGCTCATGTCACTTCTTACAAACCTAAAGTATATTGGAAAGACGACGGTTTAGAGGAGATCCTTTACACGGTTCCTGCTGCGGGAACTGACTCTACCAAGTTCAAAGGAGGGATTGGTCTGGTCATCAATGATGCAACTGAAAAAAGTTCAAAAGGGTCGGTTCTATCAGGTTATGACTGGACTGTAAAGGATGCTGATAATGATGCCATTGATGCTCTTCAG GTTGAGTTGAGCTGTACTGCTGGAACTCTAGATATCAGTTATGTCGTCTCCCTTTATCCAGTAAGCATAGCAACAGCAGTCATAGTAAGGAACAATGGCCGCAAAGATGTGAGTTTAACCAGTGCAATACTTAGCCATTTGAGCTTCAAGAAAAGAAGTCGAACAGCAATTCATGGACTCAGAGGCTCCTCTTACTGCTCGCATCCGCCATTGTCTTCGCCTTTCGAGCTCTTATCCCCATCTGAAGCAATGAAAACTGAATCTTCAGGATGGTTTGGTTCTGATAGTGAAGAGAAACCAGGTGTATGGACCAAACAAGATGTGCCAATCACCATATTGAAGGATAAGCTGAGTAGAGTGTATGCTGCTCCACCATCAGAGAGATTGAAGCCAATTTTTGACACCCCACCTTCAAAATATGAAACTCTTGATCAG GGTAGAGAACTGTCCTTCAGGGTAATAAGAATGGGGTTTCAAGATATATACTTATCAAGCCCTGGTTCATTAGCAGAGAAGTATGGGAAGGATTATTTTATCTGCACTGGACCGGCTTCAATGCTGGTGCCTGTTGTTATAAAACCTGGTGAAAATTGGAGAGGAGCTCAAGTCATTGAGCACGATAACttgtaa
- the LOC107942844 gene encoding T-complex protein 1 subunit theta: protein MGFSMQPYGIQSMLKEGHKHLSGLDEAVLKNIDACKQLSTITRTSLGPEGMNKMVINHLDKLFVTNDAATIVNELEVQHPAAKILVLAGKAQQEEIGDGANLTISFAGELLQNAEELIRMGLHPSEIISGYTKSISKAIEVLGELVEKGSETMDVRNKEQVVTRMKAAVASKQHGQEDILCSLIADACIQVCPKNPANFDVDNVRVSKLVGGGLHNCTIVRGMVLKGDAVGSIKRMEKAKVAVFASGVDSSATETKGTVLIHSAEQLENYSKTEEAKVEELIKAVADSGAKVIVSGGAVGEMALHFCERYKLMVLKISSKFELRRFCRTTGTSALLKLSQPKPDDLGFIDSISVEEIGGSRVTVVRSEEGGNKIATVVLRGSTDSILDDLERAVDDGVNTYKAMCRDSRMVPGAAATEIELARRLKEFSFKETGLDQYAIAKFAESFEMVPRTLAENAGLNPMDIISKLYEKHASGNTKVGIDLGGGDSEDGVCKDVSTLNIWDLYVTKFFALKYAADAACTVLRVDQIIMAKPAGGPGRREQPAGMDED, encoded by the exons atggGGTTCTCAATGCAGCCTTATGGCATACAATCCATGCTGAAGGAAGGTCACAAGCATCTCTCAGGTCTCGACGAAGCTGTTCTCAAAAACATTGATGCTTGCAAGCAACTCTCCACCATCACCCGCACTTCCCTCGGCCCCGAAG GCATGAATAAGATGGTAATTAATCATTTAGACAAGCTCTTTGTTACCAATGATGCTGCTACTATTGTCAATGAGCTCGAGGTTCAACATCCTGCGGCCAAGATTTTAGTTCTAGCTGGTAAGGCTCAGCAAGAGGAGATCGGAGATGGCGCTAACTTGACGATTTCTTTTGCCGGTGAGCTTCTCCAAAATGCAGAGGAGCTTATTAGGATGGGCTTGCACCCGAGTGAGATCATCAGTGGATATACTAAATCCATTAGCAAG GCAATTGAGGTGTTGGGGGAACTTGTGGAGAAAGGTTCTGAAACTATGGATGTTAGGAATAAAGAGCAAGTTGTTACTCGAATGAAAGCTGCTGTTGCTAGTAAACAACATGGACAGGAAGACATATTATGTTCCCTTATAGCTGAT GCATGCATCCAAGTCTGCCCCAAGAACCCTGCAAATTTTGATGTTGATAATGTCCGTGTGTCAAAGCTTGTTGGAGGGGGTTTGCATAATTGTACAATTGTTAGAGGGATGGTTTTAAAAGGTGATGCTGTGGGAAGTATAAAGCGTATGGAGAAGGCAAAG GTGGCTGTGTTTGCCAGTGGCGTTGATTCATCTGCCACTGAAACAAAAGGAACTGTATTGATTCACTCAGCTGAGCAG CTAGAGAATTATTCTAAAACTGAAGAAGCTAAGGTTGAGGAACTCATCAAAGCAGTTGCTGATTCTGGTGCCAAAGTTATTGTCAGTGGAGGAGCTGTTGGTGAAATGGCGTTACATTTCTGTGAACGTTACAA GTTAATGGTCTTGAAAATCAGCTCAAAATTTGAACTGAGGCGTTTTTGCCGCACTACAGGAACTTCTGCTCTT TTAAAACTCAGCCAACCAAAGCCGGATGATTTGGGATTTATTGATTCAATTTCAGTCGAGGAAATTGGTGGTTCTCGG GTCACTGTTGTGAGAAGCGAAGAAGGTGGTAACAAGATTGCCACTGTGGTTCTACGAGGAAGTACTGATAGTATATTGGATGATCTTGAAAGAGCTGTTGATGATGGAGTGAACACATATAAG GCAATGTGCAGGGACAGTCGAATGGTACCTGGAGCTGCAGCTACTGAAATTGAGTTGGCTAGGAGATTGAAAGAGTTCTCCTTCAAGGAAACAGG ATTGGATCAGTATGCCATTGCCAAGTTTGCTGAAAGTTTTGAAATGGTACCAAGAACCCTAGCAGAGAATGCTGGTCTCAATCCAATGGATATCATATCTAAGCTGTATGAAAAACATGCATCCGGAAATACCAAAGTGGGTATTGACTTGGGGGGAGGTGACTCCGAGGATGGTGTTTGCAAAGATGTGTCAACCCTGAATATTTGGGATCTTTATGTCACCAA GTTTTTCGCTCTCAAATATGCTGCTGATGCTGCCTGCACTGTTCTACGGGTTGATCAG ATTATAATGGCAAAACCAGCTGGAGGTCCTGGAAGGAGAGAGCAGCCTGCAGGAATGGATGAGGACTAA